Genomic DNA from Solanum dulcamara chromosome 4, daSolDulc1.2, whole genome shotgun sequence:
GTGTAATCAATGGCGGTTGAGGCGACGGAGATGGAAATGGTTCAGCGATAGGTGTAATCAATGGTGGGGGTGGTGATGGAGATGGGAACGATTCAGCGATAGGTGTAGTTGATGGTGACAATGACACTATTGGAGATGGGGATGGTTCAGCAATAGGTGAATTCGATGGCGATGGAGGGGATGGAGATGGTAATGGTTCAGCGGTAGGTGTAATTGATGGTGGTGAAGGCAATGGAGATGGAAGTGGTTCAGGGATAGGTGTAGTCCATGGTGCTAGCATCGATGGAGATGGTTCTGCGATAGGTGTAGTCAATGGTGGTGGTGACGATGGAGATGGAAATGGTTCAGCAATAGGTGTAGTTGAAGGTGCTAGCGTTGATGGAGATGGAGATGGTTCATTGATAGATGTACTCAATGGTGGTGGTGGCAACGGAGATGGAGATGGAGATGGTGATGGTGATGAAAATGGAGAAGGAAGTGGTGGTTTAGTAGGAGAATGgattggtggtggtggtggtggaatATGGTAATAAAGTGGCGGTGGAAATGGAGAAGGCGGTGGTGGAGATTTGTAATGATATATTGGAGGAGGTGAAAGGATTGGTGGCGGTGGAGATTTGTAATAATGTGGAGGAGGTGGTGATGGTGATGGAGGCGGAGGCGATTTATAATAGGGATGATGTCGTGGAGAAGGCGGTGGAGGCGATTTATAATAGTGATGACGTCGCGGAGAAGGCGGCGGAGGTGATTTATAATAGTAATGACGTCGTGGAGAAGGTGGCGGAGGCGGTCGTGACTTAAAACGGTATGACAAAGATGATGAATCATAATTGTGAGGCTTATAATCAGCTGCTACACTAGTGGCTACCAAGCAAAAGGCAAAAACATAAACAAGAAGGGGCCATTGCCCCAACTCTGATGGTGTTCCCATAttggaactaaactagtttGTGCTTTT
This window encodes:
- the LOC129885063 gene encoding extensin-2-like; the encoded protein is MGTPSELGQWPLLVYVFAFCLVATSVAADYKPHNYDSSSLSYRFKSRPPPPPSPRRHYYYKSPPPPSPRRHHYYKSPPPPSPRHHPYYKSPPPPSPSPPPPHYYKSPPPPILSPPPIYHYKSPPPPSPFPPPLYYHIPPPPPPIHSPTKPPLPSPFSSPSPSPSPSPLPPPPLSTSINEPSPSPSTLAPSTTPIAEPFPSPSSPPPLTTPIAEPSPSMLAPWTTPIPEPLPSPLPSPPSITPTAEPLPSPSPPSPSNSPIAEPSPSPIVSLSPSTTPIAESFPSPSPPPPLITPIAEPFPSPSPQPPLITPILEPFPSPLSPPSPSLSPPIFLSPSPPLPVKSPPPPLKSPPPPPVKSPPPPLKSSPPPPLNSPPPPLKSPPPPLVKSPPPPLKSPPPPPLNSPPPPLKSPPPPPVKSPPPPLKSPPPPPINSPPPPLKSPPPPPVKSPPPPIKSPPPPPLTSPPPPFKSPPPPPIKSPPPPLKSPPPPPIKSPPPPLKSPPPPFQPPPPPVKSPLSPFPITIPPLPRLPPFPLSPFPQLPPLPPLPFPRLPPFPTFPFPFPPFPFHQAP